From Nyctibius grandis isolate bNycGra1 chromosome 27, bNycGra1.pri, whole genome shotgun sequence, one genomic window encodes:
- the PNPLA1 gene encoding omega-hydroxyceramide transacylase — protein sequence MDEEDLRSSSTPFSLSFSGSGFLALYQVGVVQSLLELAPELLKSACKVYGSSAGSLIAAAVVCGIGLDDLKEFFFATAKEVRKTILGPLSPKCSLLANIKTVLQRMLPEDSYQLASGRLHISLTRVVDGQNVLVSEFSSKEELIQALLCSCFLPIYCGFIPPSYRGVRYIDGGFTGLQPVSSLEEPVITVSPFTGEIDICPRDCPAIFFCFQIFNGSIQISIENLCRISYALFPPSAMVLDDIFSQGYQDTALFLYRNNAFGFNYFDGNFRFATMCGKNDFAPSNRTLKKLWGLLESISLVVKQFQKHLQTMVPGLIKRAVARR from the exons ATGGATGAGGAGGATCTCCGCAGTTCCAGCACCCCTTTCTCGCTCTCCTTTTCGGGCAGTGGCTTTCTTGCCCTCTACCAGGTTGGGGTGGTGCAGTCCCTCCTGGAGCTGGCTCCCGAACTCCTCAAGTCTGCGTGCAAGGTCTACGGGTCGTCTGCCGGCTCGCTCATCGCCGCCGCCGTGGTGTGCGGCATCGGCCTCG ATGACctaaaggaatttttctttgccACTGCAAAGGAAGTCAGGAAAACCATCCTGGGCCCTCTCTCTCCCAAGTGCAGCTTGCTGGCAAATATCAAGACTGTTTTGCAGCGGATGCTACCAGAGGACTCCTACCAGCTGGCTTCAGGGCGGCTCCACATCTCGCTCACGCGGGTGGTGGATGGCCAAAATGTCCTGGTCTCTGAGTTCAGCTCGAAAGAGGAGCTCATTCAG gctctcctctgcagctgctttcttCCTATCTACTGTGGATTCATCCCTCCATCCTACCGAGGTGTG CGATACATTGATGGAGGATTCACCGGCCTGCAGCCTGTTTCCAGCTTGGAGGAACCCGTGATCACTGTGTCCCCGTTCACCGGAGAGATCGATATCTGTCCGCGGGATTGTCCCGCTATCTTCTTCTGTTTCCAGATCTTCAACGGCAGCATTCAGATCTCGATAGAAAACCTCTGCAGGATTAGCTATGCTCTCTTTCCACCTAGCGCCATG GTTTTGGATGACATTTTCTCCCAAGGGTACCAGGACACTGCCCTTTTCCTGTACAGGAACA ATGCCTTTGGCTTTAACTACTTCGATGGCAATTTCCGTTTCGCCACCATGTGCGGGAAAAACGACTTTGCACCATCCAACAGGAC GTTGAAGAAGCTGTGGGGGCTGCTGGAAAGTATCAGCCTCGTGGTAAAACAGTTCCAGAAGCACCTCCAAACCATGGTGCCTGGTTTGATCAAGAGAGCTGTGGCCAGGAGGTGA